The genomic interval CCGCCTACCAAAATCATTCATTGATTTCAGCTTTTATGCAAGGCGTTCGGGTCACGCTATCGGCTGTAATCCTCGTCCCACTTGGCTAGCGCCGCGTGGGCCTGTGGGTTACTTGCCTCTATCGTTGCCCGAGGTGCAAACCCAAACAATACTGAAATTATTCGATGGCAATTGCCAATCCATGTATAATAAAAAGGGAAAGGCTATATACCAAAAAAGCCACTCAGTTTGAATGGCTTTTTTGGTGGTTGATCCGTTTTTGAAATAATACCGGTTTAATCCATTTTGGTTAGAAGAATTCCAAAACCAATTCTATTTTTTAAGCTGGCTTTTATTCTAGCTAAACCCAAGTAAGAAAGTTTAATACTTGATTAGTAAAATCGCATACTCTTTGTTTGGTATCTGTTTCTTATTTATGGTTTAACCTGTAATACTGTTGTTATTGGGCAGAAGCGCTATTGAGCAATCGAAGGTTGTTCAGAATAACACCGGGTCTTTCGAAGGTCATAATCGCATTTCCAAACCGTTTGTGAATAACGTTGCGTCGAGTTTGAGAATACAGGAAGATGTAAGGTTGTTCCTCATAAATCATGGATTGAAGTTTTTTCACCAACTCTGTGCGTTTGGTATTGTCTAAGGTGTATTTAATTTCATCAATTAAGGCATCGCTTTCCGCGTTTCCAAAACCAGGATAATTGCTTCCTTTGGTAGTCCAGGACTTGGTGCTCCAAATTTGTTCAAAATCTTCCGGAACGGAGGATCCACCCCAAGCGGCCAACATCATATCATAGTTGTGATTTTTGGCATTGTCGTAATGAACGGCAAAATCATTAGGTTTTAAATTGGCTTTGATTCCGGCTTTGTACATAGCCTCAGAAATCATGCTGGCAATATCTTTCCATTGCACTTGGGTTGTAAGAAAGGCCAAATCAAATTCAAATTTTACTTTTTCACCGTCAATAACTTTATCCCTGATATTGTCACCATCACTGTCTTTCCAACCGGCTTGATCGAGTAGTTTTTTAGCTCCTTCAATATCAAAAGGAATCAATTTTAAATCCTTGTTATATTCTTCTTTCAAAGGAGAAACCGGACCTGCGATACGGGTGTTTTTTCCCATATTGATAACCGTATTGATATCATCAACAGGAGTTAACATAGCCATGGCTCTGCGAACGGTTTTATCGGTAAACAGTTTTTTATGTTTTACCCCGTCCGGTCTGGTATTCATGGCAACATAAGAATAGTTGTAGGTATCGGTAAATTTAGAATGGTAATTGGCATTAAACTTAGGATCTTTTTGCAGGTTAATCAGGGTTGGAGTTGCCAAATAGGTACCAACATCCATAGCTTGGGTTTTGAACTCCAGCATTTGGCTGTTGGCATCGGTGTTGATTTTAAAGATTATCTTTTCAGGATAGGCAGTTTCGTAGTCGTTCGGGTTTTTTAGTTTGCGGGTCCAGTGGTTTTCTTTTCTTACCAAGGTCATGCTTTGTTGAGGTTTCCATTCGGACCATTTGTAAGCTCCTAAACCGGAAAAATAATTGATATCACGGCTGTATTTTGGGTTATTGAAATTACTGGCCCAAGTATTCAGTTTATTATCTTTATTGAAATTGGCTTTTGGATCGTCGAATTGGGCGAAGGTGTAAGCTGCGAGGATATTAGACGGGTCATAGAATTTACGTTGAAGAATTCCGTAATCGGTTAGGAAGATGATGTTTTGAATGTATTTTTTCTTCATCACCAAGGTGAATTTTCTAGGGTTACTTGGGTCAATAACGATGTCTTGCAAAGGATCCAAATAAGGTTTTGCATGTGGGTTGTTTACAAGCGGACATTTATTGGCTTTGAAGGTGAAAATGATGTCTTCAACGGTAAGTTGGCTGCCATCGTCCCAAGTTGGTTCATCCATTAATTCGTAGGTATATTTTAATCCATATTCGGAAATAATAGGTTCAGATTTTACAATTCCCGGTCTAACATCCAATTCCTTTGGGTCGGTATCCATTACATAGCATTGGGTGTAATGGTTTACGAAGGTTCTGGTTTCGGAGGTTCCGTTGGTAGGATGCATATCGTCAGGTTCGCCGATAAAGTGAACAACCACTGTATTTTCCTTTTTCCAATCAGGTAAGAAGCTTGTTGCGTCCGGGTTTTGGATGTATTTTGTGCCTTCAGTAACGTGTTGGGTTTGGCTATTGGAATCAGAATTTGAATTGCCTTTGTTGTTACCTCCACAAGCAAAAAGGAGGATTGCGGTTGATGCAATGGAAAGGGGAAGTAATGATTTTTGAATGGTCATGGTTTGAAAAATGGTTGCCAAAGATACATTGGAAAGGATTTTCATTCACAGGGAATTTACAGGCAATAATTTTAAAGTTGTTCAGAAAGTTTGCCTTTGGGAATTGAAAGAAAAAGGAAGTATTAGGATGATTGAAAAACGAAAGATTGGGCTTGCATGGACCCTCCGGGCAACGATAGAGGCAAGTAGCCCACAGTACACCTACGGCGATAGCCTAGGTGGACGAGGACTACAGCCGATAGCGTGACCCGAACGCCCAGTGATTGCCCATTGAAATTGCAGAAAATTTAGTTGGCGGAAGGGGGCCCGCCAAGGAAAACCAAGAGAAAAGCTATTCATCCACTTGTTAGAAGAAAATTGGGAAATGGATAGCTAAGAAAATAAAAAAAAGCCGCTAACACTAGGCTAACGGCTTTAAGATGATAGAAAAACTGATTATTTAGCTTTTCCGGAAAGTTTAATTTCCAAGGTAAATTCATCGTCGATAGCTTTGTCGCCGATATCACTAAAAATGGATTTTGAACCGTATTTAATATCGTAATTAACGCGGTTAACTTTCACAGTAGCAATAGCTGAAGCCATATTTCCGGATTTAACGATGGTAGCATCGAAGGTAATTTCTTTTGTGATGCCTTTAATGGTTAAATCGCCTGTAACGGTGTAGCTTTTACCTGCATTGGAAGCATTTTTGGAAGGGGTAGCTTTTTTTAGTTTAAAGCTAGCTTCGGCATGTTTTTCGGTGGAGAAAAAATCTTCACTTTTCAAGTGTCCAACCAATTTAGCATTGTAACCTGCATCTTTTAGGTCATCAACAGCGATGGAAGTCATATCCACTACAAAAGAAGCCGCTTTTAAGTTATCGCCTTCGAGGGTAAGTTCACCGCTTTTAAGTTTAACTGTTCCATCATGCGCACCGGTAACTTTTTTGGCAGCCCAATGGATGGTACTTGAATTGGGATCAAAAACGTAATTTTTTACATCAGCAGCTTTAAAAGCGAAGAGGGCAACCAAGGCCAGGGAAATGTTGAAGATTTTCATAAATGTATTTTAAAATTTTATGGGACAAAGGTAGCGGGTAAACAAAAGGGGGGAATAGGACAAAAACCAGGAATGATGGTATTTTTTATAATTTATCGAGTAAAATTGCCAGTTGTACGATGGGCAAATAGAAGAAAGACCCAAACATGAGGCGTTTTGCATCCTCATCACTTTGGGATTTAAAAAGTTTATAGGCCTGATATACGAAAACTAAGCCTGCGGATAAAATGATGACCCCGGAGAATAATCCGCTCATTTTAAAAACTACGGGCAACAAAGAGATGGGAACCAGTCCGATGGTGTAAATTAAGGTTTGAAAAGCAGAAGTAACATCTTTTCCGTTGGGGGAGGGGAGCAATTTAAATCCGGCTTTTTTGTAATCTTCGTCTAACCTCCAGGCAATGGCCCAAAAGTGGGGGAATTGCCACATAAACTGAATGCCAAACAGGATGGCTGCCTGAATACTCATTTCACCTGAATAAGCGATATAGCCAAGCATGGGCGGGATACTGCCCGGAATGGCGCCTACGAAAACTGCAAAAGGTGTTTCTCTTTTAAGAGGAGTATAAACAACGGAATAAAGCACCATGGCTACTAGGCCAAGTGCTGCGCTAAGCGGATTTAAAGTGTATAAAATGGCAACTCCGGAAAGTCCGAGAATAGAGGAAAGTGCAATGGCTTCGGGCTCTTGCATACGACCTTGAGGCATTGGTCTTTCCTGGGTTCGGGCCATGAGTTTATCGAGGTCTTTTTCGATAATTTGGTTGAATCCATTGCTAGCTCCTGTAACCAAGAAACCACCTAGGATTAATTTTCCCATAGAAATCCAATCGATTTCAGGGGAGGCTATACCATAGCAAATTGCTGCTGAGAAAACCACTAAGGAAGCCAGTCTCATTTTGGTGAAAACCAAATAGTCTTTCAATTTGATAATAGGAGAAATGGCGCTCAAAGGTTTAGATGTAAATTGGGCGGCAAAAATAATGCAGGGAAGGTAGTTCTGTTAGTTGGGATTAAAATATTTAGTTAAATTGGCGAAGAATCAAAATATTCCATTGATTTGTGATAGAAAAAAGAACCATGATAGATTTAAGTTTTCTTCAACAATTTTCGGGAGGCGATAAAGCAAAAATGTCGAAGTACATTGGCATGTTCCTAAAATCATATCCGTCGGCATTGCAAGCCATTGAGGACAAATTAGCGGCCCAGGATTGGTCCGGATTGAGAACGGCTGCACATAGTTTAAAGCCCCAATTGAATTACATGGGAGCTAAAACGATGCAAGAGTTGGCCAAGGAG from Bacteroidia bacterium carries:
- a CDS encoding YceI family protein translates to MKIFNISLALVALFAFKAADVKNYVFDPNSSTIHWAAKKVTGAHDGTVKLKSGELTLEGDNLKAASFVVDMTSIAVDDLKDAGYNAKLVGHLKSEDFFSTEKHAEASFKLKKATPSKNASNAGKSYTVTGDLTIKGITKEITFDATIVKSGNMASAIATVKVNRVNYDIKYGSKSIFSDIGDKAIDDEFTLEIKLSGKAK
- the cyoE gene encoding heme o synthase; translated protein: MRLASLVVFSAAICYGIASPEIDWISMGKLILGGFLVTGASNGFNQIIEKDLDKLMARTQERPMPQGRMQEPEAIALSSILGLSGVAILYTLNPLSAALGLVAMVLYSVVYTPLKRETPFAVFVGAIPGSIPPMLGYIAYSGEMSIQAAILFGIQFMWQFPHFWAIAWRLDEDYKKAGFKLLPSPNGKDVTSAFQTLIYTIGLVPISLLPVVFKMSGLFSGVIILSAGLVFVYQAYKLFKSQSDEDAKRLMFGSFFYLPIVQLAILLDKL
- a CDS encoding Hpt domain-containing protein yields the protein MIDLSFLQQFSGGDKAKMSKYIGMFLKSYPSALQAIEDKLAAQDWSGLRTAAHSLKPQLNYMGAKTMQELAKEIEYSAGEGKDLEKLPGMVNDLKKGVVQVAALLEAELAKMG